In a single window of the Anguilla rostrata isolate EN2019 chromosome 4, ASM1855537v3, whole genome shotgun sequence genome:
- the LOC135253119 gene encoding BMP/retinoic acid-inducible neural-specific protein 3-like isoform X1 yields MGCRCIAFRLACLMFLWEWITLSLHCWVLATASSSSDAAGPFGWLLSDKGPFHRSPEFTEFVERYQQGFTTKYKIYREFGRWKVNSLVLERRDNNGFALPLDPEFMQNIRLLGRRPTLRMITENIIRKYGTHFLLSTTLGGEESLTIFVDKRRLSRRVDIGDSNSTGVTLETLHQLAASYFIDRESTLRKLHHLQIASTAIKVTETRTGPLGCSNYDNLDSVSSVLVQSPENKIYLQGLQVILPDYLKNRFVEAALSYIGCNSEGEFVCKENDCWCECSVRFPHCNCPEVDVRAMEDNLINIREAWTEANQEFEDSDEFQMFVRRLPTFYALNSSAIEYFWKMDPGVHQRYRQLEISTGLLLSKAWRIVNKLFMLSKRCHNQPKIIVLRERSFSYWLNYILSILYCSENNHIGTYIEEMRSCSCPYEQPSCQAIIPCAVGEGPYCASCSLENKTRCANCNPGYMLSQGTCRYEVPESTDHYIGFETDLQDLELKYLLQKQDSRIAVHAIFISNDMRLNNWFDPSWRKRMLLTLKSNKYKSSHVHMLLGISLQICLTKNSTLEPLLSVYINPFGGSHSESWIMPIDQNSYPDWERTKLDIPLDCYNWTLSLGNKWKTFFETVHFYLRSRIKTTSAHGNSTVYLEPLEFMDPSQNLGYMKINSMQVFGYSMHFDPEAIQDLILQLDYPYTQGSQDSALLQLVEIRDRVNRLSPPGPQPLDLFSCLLRHRLKLSTTEVVRILVALQAFSSKQPNSLEYETTKLCS; encoded by the exons ATGGGCTGTCGGTGTATTGCTTTTAGACTGGCGTGTCTAATGTTTCTATGGGAGTGGATAACACTAAGCCTTCACTGTTGGGTACTAGCCACTGCATCGAGCTCCAGTGATGCCGCTGGCCCATTCGGTTGGCTCCTTTCGGATAAAGGACCCTTTCATCGCTCCCCAGAATTCACAGAGTTCGTGGAGCGCTACCAGCAGGGCTTCACCACAAAGTATAAGATTTACAG AGAGTTTGGTCGTTGGAAGGTCAACAGTCTGGTGCTAGAGAGGCGGGACAACAATGGCTTTGCCCTGCCTCTTGATCCTGAATTCATGCAGAACATCAGACTGTTGGGGAGGAGGCCTACCCTCAGAATGATCACAGAGAACATCATCAGAAAATATGGCACACACTTTCTGTTGTCTACTACACTGGGAG GTGAGGAATCCTTGACTATCTTTGTGGATAAGAGGAGGTTGAGTAGGAGAGTGGATATTGGTGACTCAAACAGCACCGGTGTGACCCTAGAGACGCTGCACCAGCTGGCGGCCTCCTACTTCATTGACAGAGAGAGCACGCTGCGTAAGCTGCACCACCTCCAGATAGCCTCCACTGCCATCAAG GTGACTGAAACAAGGACAGGTCCTCTTGGATGCAGTAACTATGACAACCTTGATTCTGTCAGTTCTGTTCTGGTTCAGAGTCCTGAAAACAAGATTTATTTACAAG GATTGCAGGTTATTTTACCCGACTACTTGAAGAATCGATTTGTGGAGGCAGCCCTCAGCTATATTGGCTGTAACTCTGAGGGCGAGTTTGTGTGCAAGGAGAATGACTGCTGGTGCGAGTGCAGTGTGAGATTCCCACATTGCAATTGCCCTGAGGTGGATGTCCGTGCCATGGAGgacaatttaataaatattagaGAAGCCTGGACAGAAGCTAACCAGGAATTTGAAGACTCTG ATGAGTTCCAAATGTTCGTGAGACGACTACCGACATTCTATGCTTTGAACTCATCTGCCATTGAATACTTCTGGAAGATGGATCCTGGTGTCCATCAGCGATACAGACAGCTGGAGATCAGCACAGGTCTACTGCTTAGCAAAGCCTGGAGAATTGTTAACAAGCTTTTCATGCTCAGCAAGAGATGCCACAATCAGCCAAAAATAattgtgctgagagagag gTCTTTCAGCTACTGGCTGAATTATATCCTGTCCATCCTGTACTGCAGTGAGAATAATCACATTGGAACCTATATAGAAGAGATGCGAAGCTGTTCTTGCCCCTATGAACAACCATCCTGTCAAGCAATCATCCCATGTGCAGTTGGTGAAGGCCCATACTGTGCCTCTTGCTCCCTTGAGAACAAAACACGGTGTGCCAACTGTAACCCAGGATACATGCTCAGCCAAGGAACATGCAGGTACGAGGTGCCTGAATCTACAGATCACTACATCGGCTTTGAGACAGATCTGCAAGACCTGGAGCTGAAATACCTGCTCCAGAAACAGGATAGCCGCATCGCAGTACATGCCATCTTCATCAGCAATGACATGAGGTTAAATAATTGGTTTGATCCATCTTGGCGAAAAAGGATGTTGCTCACACTGAAGAGCAATAAGTACAAGTCCAGCCATGTACACATGCTCCTGGGGATATCCCTTCAGATATGCCTCACTAAAAACAGTACATTAGAACCACTGCTATCAGTTTATATAAACCCTTTTGGCGGCAGCCATTCTGAAAGCTGGATCATGCCCATCGATCAAAATAGTTACCCTGATTGGGAAAGGACAAAGTTAGATATACCTCTTGACTGTTACAACTGGACACTGAGTTTGGGCaacaaatggaaaacattttttgagacAGTGCACTTCTACCTGAGGAGCCGTATAAAGACCACATCAGCCCATGGAAACAGCACTGTCTATTTGGAACCACTAGAGTTCATGGACCCTTCCCAAAATCTGGGATACATGAAAATTAACAGTATGCAGGTATTTGGATACAGTATGCACTTTGACCCAGAAGCAATTCAGGACCTGATTCTGCAGCTGGATTATCCATACACTCAGGGATCACAGGATTCTGCCCTTCTTCAGCTGGTAGAGATCCGTGACCGTGTCAATAGGCTGTCACCACCTGGTCCCCAACCCCTAGACTTGTTCTCCTGTTTGCTTCGTCATCGGTTGAAATTATCCACTACCGAAGTTGTCCGAATACTTGTGGCTTTACAGGCTTTCAGTTCCAAGCAACCAAACTCTTTGGAGTATGAAACAACAAAATTATGCAGTTAA
- the LOC135253119 gene encoding BMP/retinoic acid-inducible neural-specific protein 3-like isoform X2 — MPLAHSVGSFRIKDPFIAPQNSQSSWSATSRASPQSIRFTGEESLTIFVDKRRLSRRVDIGDSNSTGVTLETLHQLAASYFIDRESTLRKLHHLQIASTAIKVTETRTGPLGCSNYDNLDSVSSVLVQSPENKIYLQGLQVILPDYLKNRFVEAALSYIGCNSEGEFVCKENDCWCECSVRFPHCNCPEVDVRAMEDNLINIREAWTEANQEFEDSDEFQMFVRRLPTFYALNSSAIEYFWKMDPGVHQRYRQLEISTGLLLSKAWRIVNKLFMLSKRCHNQPKIIVLRERSFSYWLNYILSILYCSENNHIGTYIEEMRSCSCPYEQPSCQAIIPCAVGEGPYCASCSLENKTRCANCNPGYMLSQGTCRYEVPESTDHYIGFETDLQDLELKYLLQKQDSRIAVHAIFISNDMRLNNWFDPSWRKRMLLTLKSNKYKSSHVHMLLGISLQICLTKNSTLEPLLSVYINPFGGSHSESWIMPIDQNSYPDWERTKLDIPLDCYNWTLSLGNKWKTFFETVHFYLRSRIKTTSAHGNSTVYLEPLEFMDPSQNLGYMKINSMQVFGYSMHFDPEAIQDLILQLDYPYTQGSQDSALLQLVEIRDRVNRLSPPGPQPLDLFSCLLRHRLKLSTTEVVRILVALQAFSSKQPNSLEYETTKLCS, encoded by the exons ATGCCGCTGGCCCATTCGGTTGGCTCCTTTCGGATAAAGGACCCTTTCATCGCTCCCCAGAATTCACAGAGTTCGTGGAGCGCTACCAGCAGGGCTTCACCACAAAGTATAAGATTTACAG GTGAGGAATCCTTGACTATCTTTGTGGATAAGAGGAGGTTGAGTAGGAGAGTGGATATTGGTGACTCAAACAGCACCGGTGTGACCCTAGAGACGCTGCACCAGCTGGCGGCCTCCTACTTCATTGACAGAGAGAGCACGCTGCGTAAGCTGCACCACCTCCAGATAGCCTCCACTGCCATCAAG GTGACTGAAACAAGGACAGGTCCTCTTGGATGCAGTAACTATGACAACCTTGATTCTGTCAGTTCTGTTCTGGTTCAGAGTCCTGAAAACAAGATTTATTTACAAG GATTGCAGGTTATTTTACCCGACTACTTGAAGAATCGATTTGTGGAGGCAGCCCTCAGCTATATTGGCTGTAACTCTGAGGGCGAGTTTGTGTGCAAGGAGAATGACTGCTGGTGCGAGTGCAGTGTGAGATTCCCACATTGCAATTGCCCTGAGGTGGATGTCCGTGCCATGGAGgacaatttaataaatattagaGAAGCCTGGACAGAAGCTAACCAGGAATTTGAAGACTCTG ATGAGTTCCAAATGTTCGTGAGACGACTACCGACATTCTATGCTTTGAACTCATCTGCCATTGAATACTTCTGGAAGATGGATCCTGGTGTCCATCAGCGATACAGACAGCTGGAGATCAGCACAGGTCTACTGCTTAGCAAAGCCTGGAGAATTGTTAACAAGCTTTTCATGCTCAGCAAGAGATGCCACAATCAGCCAAAAATAattgtgctgagagagag gTCTTTCAGCTACTGGCTGAATTATATCCTGTCCATCCTGTACTGCAGTGAGAATAATCACATTGGAACCTATATAGAAGAGATGCGAAGCTGTTCTTGCCCCTATGAACAACCATCCTGTCAAGCAATCATCCCATGTGCAGTTGGTGAAGGCCCATACTGTGCCTCTTGCTCCCTTGAGAACAAAACACGGTGTGCCAACTGTAACCCAGGATACATGCTCAGCCAAGGAACATGCAGGTACGAGGTGCCTGAATCTACAGATCACTACATCGGCTTTGAGACAGATCTGCAAGACCTGGAGCTGAAATACCTGCTCCAGAAACAGGATAGCCGCATCGCAGTACATGCCATCTTCATCAGCAATGACATGAGGTTAAATAATTGGTTTGATCCATCTTGGCGAAAAAGGATGTTGCTCACACTGAAGAGCAATAAGTACAAGTCCAGCCATGTACACATGCTCCTGGGGATATCCCTTCAGATATGCCTCACTAAAAACAGTACATTAGAACCACTGCTATCAGTTTATATAAACCCTTTTGGCGGCAGCCATTCTGAAAGCTGGATCATGCCCATCGATCAAAATAGTTACCCTGATTGGGAAAGGACAAAGTTAGATATACCTCTTGACTGTTACAACTGGACACTGAGTTTGGGCaacaaatggaaaacattttttgagacAGTGCACTTCTACCTGAGGAGCCGTATAAAGACCACATCAGCCCATGGAAACAGCACTGTCTATTTGGAACCACTAGAGTTCATGGACCCTTCCCAAAATCTGGGATACATGAAAATTAACAGTATGCAGGTATTTGGATACAGTATGCACTTTGACCCAGAAGCAATTCAGGACCTGATTCTGCAGCTGGATTATCCATACACTCAGGGATCACAGGATTCTGCCCTTCTTCAGCTGGTAGAGATCCGTGACCGTGTCAATAGGCTGTCACCACCTGGTCCCCAACCCCTAGACTTGTTCTCCTGTTTGCTTCGTCATCGGTTGAAATTATCCACTACCGAAGTTGTCCGAATACTTGTGGCTTTACAGGCTTTCAGTTCCAAGCAACCAAACTCTTTGGAGTATGAAACAACAAAATTATGCAGTTAA